From a region of the Tateyamaria omphalii genome:
- a CDS encoding Do family serine endopeptidase: MQRQAIAVSRQLSPTPLMRALWLGALTLAFVLVQALMAQARPESLAPLAEQISPSVVNITTSTVVEGRTGPQGIVPEGSPFEDFFREFQDRNGPGDRPRRSSALGSGFVISEDGFIVTNNHVIEGADEINIEFFNGDELTAELVGTDPNTDIALLKVEADGPLPFVPFGNSDNARVGDWVVAMGNPLGQGFSVSAGIVSARNRALSGTYDDYIQTDAAINRGNSGGPLFNMDGQVIGVNTAILSPNGGSIGIGFSMASNVVTRVVDQLQEFGETRRGWLGVRIQDVTDDIAEAIGLETTAGALVTSVPEGPAMEAGMQDGDVILSFAGVDVADTRGLVRQVGNSPVGETVRVVVFREGETVTLRVTLGRREEAEGAVPAVAPAPDEPAEAETKDVLGLTLSTLTDELREQLGADADQDGLAVVEVDETSEAYEKGLRAGDIITEAGQQKVNSISEFEVRLEEVGEAGRKSLLLLVRRAGDPRFVALSLAE; the protein is encoded by the coding sequence ATGCAGCGACAGGCAATCGCAGTTTCACGACAGCTTTCCCCGACGCCCCTCATGCGCGCCCTCTGGCTTGGCGCGCTGACACTCGCCTTTGTGCTGGTGCAGGCGCTGATGGCGCAGGCCCGCCCCGAAAGCCTGGCCCCCCTGGCCGAACAGATCAGCCCCTCGGTGGTCAACATCACCACCTCGACCGTGGTCGAGGGCCGGACCGGCCCGCAAGGCATCGTGCCCGAAGGCTCGCCCTTCGAAGACTTCTTTCGCGAATTCCAGGACCGCAACGGCCCGGGCGACCGGCCCCGCCGCTCCTCGGCACTCGGCTCCGGTTTCGTGATCTCCGAGGATGGGTTCATCGTCACCAACAACCACGTCATCGAGGGCGCGGACGAGATCAATATCGAGTTCTTCAATGGCGACGAACTGACGGCCGAACTCGTGGGCACCGACCCCAACACCGACATCGCCCTTCTCAAGGTCGAAGCGGACGGCCCGCTGCCCTTCGTGCCCTTCGGCAACAGCGACAACGCCCGCGTGGGCGACTGGGTCGTGGCCATGGGCAACCCGCTGGGGCAGGGCTTTTCGGTCTCTGCCGGGATCGTGTCGGCCCGCAACCGCGCGCTCAGCGGCACCTATGACGACTACATCCAGACCGACGCGGCGATCAACCGCGGCAACTCGGGCGGCCCGCTCTTCAACATGGACGGGCAGGTGATCGGCGTGAACACCGCGATCCTGTCACCCAATGGCGGCTCCATCGGCATCGGCTTCTCCATGGCCTCCAACGTTGTGACCCGCGTGGTCGACCAACTGCAGGAGTTCGGCGAGACGCGGCGCGGCTGGCTGGGCGTGCGCATCCAGGACGTGACCGACGACATCGCCGAAGCCATCGGGCTTGAAACAACCGCTGGCGCGCTGGTGACATCCGTGCCCGAAGGCCCGGCCATGGAAGCAGGCATGCAGGATGGCGACGTGATCCTCAGCTTTGCAGGCGTCGATGTGGCCGACACCCGTGGCCTCGTGCGCCAGGTCGGCAACAGCCCCGTGGGCGAGACGGTGCGCGTCGTGGTCTTCCGCGAGGGCGAAACGGTGACCCTGCGCGTCACCCTTGGCCGCCGCGAGGAAGCCGAAGGCGCCGTGCCTGCCGTCGCCCCCGCACCGGACGAACCGGCAGAGGCGGAGACCAAGGATGTGCTTGGCCTGACCCTCAGCACGCTCACGGACGAGCTGCGCGAACAGCTTGGCGCCGATGCCGACCAGGATGGGCTGGCCGTGGTCGAGGTGGACGAGACATCCGAAGCCTACGAAAAGGGCCTGCGCGCCGGTGACATCATCACTGAGGCGGGCCAGCAAAAGGTCAACAGCATCAGCGAGTTCGAAGTGCGGCTCGAAGAGGTCGGCGAAGCCGGGCGCAAGTCGCTTCTGCTGCTCGTGCGGCGCGCGGGCGACCCGCGTTTCGTGGCGCTCAGCCTCGCGGAGTAA
- a CDS encoding peptidoglycan-binding domain-containing protein yields the protein MTVKPFVPVLVAALALAACADNGTVTSASNIDPISLASAPPGAAPGTCWGKSVTPAVIETVTRKILLQPAQISSDGRVQTPPIYKTESQQEVVQPRRETWYEIICEDDVTPDFIASVQRALEARGIYSGPITGEMDARTRAAIGRYQSAEGLESKALSIAAARKLGLIAIAREA from the coding sequence ATGACAGTCAAACCCTTCGTCCCCGTTCTGGTGGCCGCCCTTGCGCTGGCGGCCTGTGCCGACAACGGCACCGTCACGTCGGCGTCCAATATCGACCCGATCTCGCTTGCCAGCGCGCCGCCCGGTGCGGCCCCCGGCACCTGTTGGGGCAAGTCCGTGACCCCCGCCGTGATCGAGACGGTGACGCGCAAGATCCTGTTGCAGCCCGCCCAGATCAGCAGCGATGGCCGCGTGCAGACGCCGCCCATCTACAAGACCGAGAGCCAACAGGAGGTGGTGCAGCCCCGCCGCGAAACCTGGTACGAAATCATCTGCGAAGACGACGTGACCCCGGATTTCATCGCTTCCGTCCAGCGTGCGCTGGAGGCGCGGGGGATCTACAGCGGCCCCATCACCGGCGAGATGGACGCCCGCACGCGGGCCGCCATCGGGCGGTATCAAAGCGCCGAAGGGCTGGAGAGCAAGGCGCTGTCCATCGCCGCCGCCCGCAAGCTGGGTCTGATCGCCATCGCGCGCGAGGCGTGA
- a CDS encoding OB-fold nucleic acid binding domain-containing protein, producing MQIFQPPGSHAHAQAPSRGPAQWPRPPACMRASELDLPPLNARVAVAGLVILRQRPGTAKGVIFLTLEDETGVVNIIVWRHIYERFRRAVVAGRMLKVTGRMQRAHNVTHVLAEEIEDISPLLDQLLAEDTGRQMGAEARTDTWDSRRNR from the coding sequence ATGCAGATTTTTCAACCGCCCGGATCACACGCACACGCACAGGCGCCCTCAAGGGGACCTGCCCAATGGCCACGCCCCCCGGCCTGCATGCGCGCGTCCGAACTGGACTTGCCGCCGCTGAATGCGCGGGTGGCGGTGGCGGGGCTGGTGATCCTGCGCCAACGGCCCGGCACGGCCAAGGGGGTGATCTTTCTCACGCTCGAGGACGAGACCGGCGTGGTGAACATCATCGTCTGGCGCCATATTTACGAACGCTTTCGCCGCGCGGTGGTGGCGGGCCGCATGCTGAAGGTCACGGGGCGCATGCAGCGCGCCCACAATGTCACCCATGTGCTGGCCGAAGAGATCGAGGATATCTCGCCCCTGCTTGACCAGCTTCTGGCCGAGGACACGGGGCGGCAGATGGGGGCCGAGGCGCGGACCGATACATGGGACAGCCGCCGGAACCGCTGA